Genomic DNA from Besnoitia besnoiti strain Bb-Ger1 chromosome Unknown contig00134, whole genome shotgun sequence:
accggttttggatgggattacttttaacaccgcataatatgctaaaaagtaccattcaggtacgatatgaagcggagttacaaaccggttcactggtatggagttatctgggtgcgataattcgacatagctgtgatgttaaggagcataggagatgctacacgccttaattggtactgcattgatataattatcgtacaagcactcagctagttattgagagacactcacgagcccaaaaccataacttcgtaatctcaatggtttgtgatagaaccataacacaatgatctttacacagttcaaccctgtattataaaatccagtagactcatgtccttgtcgtttatataaatctattaatgcttgtcaagttccttgtatctagttagctcactgcgtacttaggatcagaccaaaagagttcactaatggtactagaaaataggagatcgcgttagttcttgggaaaacgacttccgaaccaccaatatatattggtacaaagaagttaccatatcctccgtacaaagcaggcattaagaacataaagatcatagctaggccatgtatcgttattatcacattataagtagctatcgtctctgtacaaatgatccgcgatccagaactgtataactcaaatcgaataaacaaagacattatagttcctagaatactgaagatgactccggttatgagatacagacaaccaagttctttatgattgcagtacaccaccacccactggactgcttaagacagctaaaagtgttggatttcaatatcacggtaatcatgtttgcttggaagctggaagacggaatcgttattaagcgccaggtagtcctggacactgaatccatgagcgtgaacattggatgtcaccatggttatagttacggtacatatataaaatctacagtacgatttgagatttgttacgtgacgagcggtgtgtttaagactagtttacatgcgctcattttaatatgtagttatttaacgaagttctattgtgctagcatggtttcgagaacacaccaaatttccatgagtctattccgggcacacctcgtcttttatcggtgtgctctcaatctaaattcatcttataactttggtttcttagttgcaattacctttgtactccaaataattacaggtatcactttagcgttccgatatacttctgaagcatcttgtgcatttgctagtgttcaacatctagttagagaggtagcagcaggatgggaatttaggatgttgcatgcaacaactgcttctttcgtcttcttgtgtatcttaatacacatgtctcgaggtatgtataactccagctatagttatttaactactgcttggatgtctggtttagttttatatctacttactatagccactgctttcctcggttatgtactaccatggggacagatgagtttctggggtgctacagtcattactaatctcctttctccaataccatatttagtaccttggttactcggtggatactatgtatctgatgtaacattaaaacgattctttgtattgcactttatattaccttttgtaggttgcattctaattgtattacacatcttctatttacatttaaatggttctagtaaccctgcaggtattgattccgcacttaaagtagccttctatcctcatatgttaatgaccgatgctaaatgtctatcctatctaattggtttaattttcttacaaacggcttttggtttgattgaattatcgcacccagataactccataccagtgaaccggtttgtaacccgcttcatatcgtacctgaatggtactttttagcatattatgcggtgttaaaagtaatcccatccaatGGTTTGTTAGTACGTCAATGgcttatttggttaacagtaaagctggattacgttcagCCATGTGGGGCCCGTGAGggtcaatgaaatatcaatgaaacttatttggttaagaaggtaaagctggattacgttcaaactttacactggatacgtttcaatgttaacttactaaataccatgggagcgaagagaatctaatatgtaactccgttcatggaaatcaaagagctttcacgctatctctagtgcctgtcgagtcgctcaaggaagatttgatcctgtatatgatttaagggatgtaaaggtgctcagggtctaaccgtcgggccatctggatcctcatattcaaagataattctatttaagaaagttttagataaacgacatgtgaagagtcggaccaactttcacgcacgacgataattacccgacaaggatttacctacctttggaccgtcataatacagccgccgtttacattttactgcaccgggcagggattatatactatacctctacagtggtattagcagtatctagtgttgatgtacaacagacgctctccttgttccactacctaaccataatctattgttccagatattaaggaatgtacgcttcatataactacacaacgttatgccaagaaggataccag
This window encodes:
- a CDS encoding putative apocytochrome b (encoded by transcript BESB_024700), encoding MSLFRAHLVFYRCALNLNSSYNFGFLVAITFVLQIITGITLAFRYTSEASCAFASVQHLVREVAAGWEFRMLHATTASFVFLCILIHMSRGMYNSSYSYLTTAWMSGLVLYLLTIATAFLGYVLPWGQMSFWGATVITNLLSPIPYLVPWLLGGYYVSDVTLKRFFVLHFILPFVGCILIVLHIFYLHLNGSSNPAGIDSALKVAFYPHMLMTDAKCLSYLIGLIFLQTAFGLIELSHPDNSIPVNRFVTRFISYLNVPVESLKEDLILYMI